The sequence TGGCGACACAGTTGAATTAACAGCACAATCTCCTGAAAACAGTGACCATTGGCATTGGTATACCCTTGCAGCAGGTGGAGATGCTACTGATCCAGATGCTTGGGAAGTCATACCTGATAACCATTCCGATGTTTATACTGGTACAGCGGAAGAAGACGGCATCCAAATCATCGCTAGACAATTTGACGACGACCACCATGTCATTGCCGAAAGCGAGCCGGTAACGATTCAAATTGACGATCATGAGGAGGAAGGCGGCTCACACGATGGCCATCATCATGGAGACCAAGATCCCCACGTCTGGCTTGACCCAATTCGTTCAATTGAGATGGCAGAAGCGATTAAAGACATGCTCGTTGAGCTAAAGCCTGAACAAGAAGCCTATTTTAATGACAACTTTGAAACATTGAAGGCGCAGTTCGAAGAGCTTGATACACAGATGCAAGAAATGGTTAACGATGCTTCAGTCGATACATTCATTGTTTCTCATGCTGGTTACGGCTATTGGGAAGAACGTTATGGCATTAAACAAATCGGGATAGCAGGCATTTCCTCGACAGATGAACCATCGCAAACCCAACTTGTTGAAACAGTAGAAACAGCAAAAGAACTTGGTTTACATTACGTAGTCTTTGAGCCGAATATTACGCCTTCCGTTGCTAAAGTGGTGCAAGACCATCTTGGCGCAGAAGCACTGACGATTCATCCCCTTGAAGCCCTTACACAAGAGGATGAACAAGCTGACGCGGATTATTTCTCGATTATGGAGAACAACATTGAAACTTTGCGCACAGCTCTTAACAATTAAAGGCTGTATGCAATAAACACCAAAAGCGCCTGGATTTTTCCGGCGCTTTTTTCGTGTTACTGGTTTGAATGGTTTTTCCCTTGATGGTGCACCATATCAAGGACAATCATTAAGGCAATGCCTATTGTCTCATGGCGTTGATCATGAATCGTTAAATGGTATGTATCTCCCCAGCTCAACCATTGTTTCTCGACGTTCATAATTTCTTTGCCATCCCCGACCACACGATAATGATGGTCCAACAAACTGCCCTCTATCGTCCAATCAAGGGGTTTAATTTCATACTTGGCACGAAAAAAAGTAAGTTTCTTTGTTACGT is a genomic window of Shouchella clausii containing:
- a CDS encoding metal ABC transporter solute-binding protein, Zn/Mn family, coding for MRKYLMVASASLLALGACQPADESQSGPSEEDTITVYTTIFPYEDWTKKIGGEFVEVENIVPVGADAHTYEPTPQTMIDVAEADAFIYNGASLEAFADKITSAVEDHDVVTLEASAATDLIANSHDHDHGHDHGNEHDDGHDHDDHNHEAEDEHDHHNHEGEDGHDHDHHDNEGEAGDIATATIDGLADHYHSGDTVELTAQSPENSDHWHWYTLAAGGDATDPDAWEVIPDNHSDVYTGTAEEDGIQIIARQFDDDHHVIAESEPVTIQIDDHEEEGGSHDGHHHGDQDPHVWLDPIRSIEMAEAIKDMLVELKPEQEAYFNDNFETLKAQFEELDTQMQEMVNDASVDTFIVSHAGYGYWEERYGIKQIGIAGISSTDEPSQTQLVETVETAKELGLHYVVFEPNITPSVAKVVQDHLGAEALTIHPLEALTQEDEQADADYFSIMENNIETLRTALNN
- a CDS encoding LURP-one-related/scramblase family protein, which gives rise to MDYYVKQRIFSFKDQFTVFDGNEKPLYKVDGKLFSFANQLAITTVDGKPVLQIKEKLFSFLPHYTISNEEKELCHVTKKLTFFRAKYEIKPLDWTIEGSLLDHHYRVVGDGKEIMNVEKQWLSWGDTYHLTIHDQRHETIGIALMIVLDMVHHQGKNHSNQ